Genomic window (bacterium):
CCGCCGCACGCGTCCGATGACGTGCTTCACCAACGTCGCCAGTTGCGAGCGCATTGTTTATGCGATCTTCCAGGCTACGAACAGACGCCAGGCGAGACGCTCTCCCTCACGGGAATTTACACAAAAGACTTGACACTACCCATAAACTGTTTGAACGCACTGCGCTCGGCCTCAATCGCCTGCATCCGCTTCTCGTCGTTGAGCGGACAGGATTGATCGGGGTTGCCGAACCCCCATTCCGTCAGCCAGCACGGCTTGGTGCCTGGTCCGCACTCCGCGAAAATCTTCTTCTGTTCAAGCTCCGAAATGCGTGCCGAGATCGACCTGCGCGGATCGCCGTTCGCATAGACATGCACGCCATAACCATCAACCAGTTTGTCCATGCCGTATTGACGCAGAAACTGACTCGTATCCGGGACACTCACGCCCACCTTCCTGTCCCAGGGCGTGGGTGACGGCAGCCCCCAATCCGCCAAGCCAGCCAAGAGAATGGGCGTGGCCGTGTTCAGTTTGGAATGGTCCCGCACAACCTGCAGCGCCGCCATGACCTCGAGATACGCTCGATATCCGCCGGCGACTACGTGCGCTTCAGGATCATAGGGATTGTTGAGGTCCGATATGCCCAGCACGCGTCCGCCCCCGGGGTCGGCAAGATCACCGTTGTAGCCTGAGGTGTCGATCTCATTGCCAAGCTCAATGGCGGTGAGACGCACGCCGGCCGTCTCCAACTCGTCGAGCAGTGGTTGAAACCACTCGCGGAACCCCTGTGGGTGGGATTCCGAAAGCGGGATTTCTGCCCACGGCCCCTTCAGCGTGGCCTTGGACCCATTGAAGGGATACACGATCACCACGGAACCTATGCCGTGCTGAAACGCCTGGGTGATGAAATAGATCGTGTTGGCACCGAGACTCGTCCGTATGATCTTCACGCCGGTTTGCGCCAACCGCGCGATTTCCACGTCCTGAGCGGTGCGGGAGATGAATCCTTCGTTGTACACATTCACCCCAACGACGACGCCGCCGGCCTGACCGGCGTGACCGGGGCGAACGCCACACAGGATGCAGACCATCACAATGGCCCCGAATCTCCGCATCGCGGTCTCCCCTTGTTGATGTGGGCGTGGCCTTCGACGCGGTGGCTCTGGTTCTTCGATTCACAAGCAAGCGTGCCCGCGTGGGATCTCCGGGCGTCGCGGGAGGATTCGCGAGGGCCGAGGACGAACGTGCGTTCGCGAACAGCTGTTAGCCTGCGCTGAAGCCTGTCGCGGGTGATCCGCGCATCATCATGACGCCGGTGAACGCACCAGGGGGCGACGCATGACATTGGAGCAGATCCTCGACGCCTATCGAACGCGTCCTCGTTTCGCGCCGCAGTTCACGGCGTGGCACACGCTTCCGGCGAAGCCTCCCCAATACGCTGACTTTCCGGGCGGCGTTGACCCCCGCTTGCGCCAGGCGCTCGCCGGGTGCGGCATCAGCCGGCTCTATACGCATCAGGCTCGAGCATTCGACGACATCGGCGCGGGACGCGACGTCGTCGTCGTCACCCCGACGGCTTCCGGCAAGACGCTCTGCTACAACCTCCCCGTGCTCGACGCGATCCTCCGCGGGGGCGGGCCGCGTGCGCTGTACCTGTTTCCGACGAAAGCCCTTGGGGCTGACCAGGTGGACGAACTGCAGCAGCTTATCGCGGCACTCGGCGTCGAGATCGGCGCATACACGTACGACGGGGACACGCCCGGCGACGCGCGCCGCACGATCCGCGCGGCCGGGCACATCGTGGTCACAAACCCGGACATGCTTCACACCGCGATCCTGCCGCACCACACGAAGTGGCTCCGCCTGTTCGAGAACCTCCGGTACGTGGTGCTCGACGAGCTGCACCACTACCGGGGTGTGTTCGGATCGCACCTGGCGAACGTGCTGCGACGGCTCATGCGCATTTGCCGGTTCTACGGGAGCACCCCGCAGTTCATCTGCTGCTCGGCGACGATCGGCAACCCCGGCGAACACGCGGCGCGTCTGATCGGCCGGCCCGTGACCGTACTGGACGAGAGCGGGGCCCCGAGCGGCGAGCGCACGATCGCGGTCTACAACCCGCCGGTCGTGAACCCGGCGCTCGGCATTCGGCGGGACGCGGTGCGGGAGTCGGTCGCGCTGACCGAGGAACTGTTGAAGGGCCGCGTCCAGACGATCTTCTTCGCGCGGACACGGCTCCGGGCGGAGCTGTTGACCACATACCTGCGCGAGACCGCCCGGCGCCACCACCTCGATCCCGACGCGATCTGCGGATATCGGGCGGGCTACCTCCCGAACGAGCGGCGGAAGATCGAGGCCGGGCTCCGCAGCGGCGCGGTGCGCGCCGTGGCGGCGACCAACGCGCTCGAGCTCGGCATCGACATCGGCCAGCTCTCGGCGGCCGTGCTCGTCGGCTACCCGGGGACGATAGCGAGCACGCGACAGCAGATGGGGCGTGCCGGACGCCGAGCCGACCGCTCGCTCGCGGTGCTCGTCGCGACGAGCGGAGCCCTCGACCAGTTCATCGCGACGCATCCCGGCTATCTGTTCGACCAGCCCGTCGAGGAGGCTCGAATCAACCCCGACAACCTTCTCGTGCTGGCCAGCCACGTGAAGTGCGCGGCGTTCGAGCTGCCGGTGCGCGACGGCGAGACGTTCGGTCCAAGCACGCTGCCCGAGATCCTGGCGTACCTGGAGGAGCAGGGCGTGCTGCACCACGACGCCGACGCCTGGCACTACGTGGCCGACGCGTACCCTGCCGAGGGGATCAGCCTCAGGAGCGCGAGCGAGGAGAACGTCGTGATCATTGACACGACGGAGCCCCGGCCGCGCGTCATCGGCGAGATTGACCTCCCGTCCGCGCCGGCGTTCGTGCACGAGGACGCGATCTACATCCACTTGGGACAACAGTTCCACGTGGACCGCCTCGACTGGGACGAGCGCAAGGCGTACGTCCGGCGCGTGGACGTCGACTACTACACCGACGCGCAGATCGCGGTGGGCGTGCGGGTGCTGGAAGAGTTCGCGCACGAACGGGACGCGGCCCACGGAGAGGCGGCCGTGACGTTCCGGCCGACGATCTTCAAGAAGCTGCGGCTCGCCACGCACGAGAACGTTGGCTTCGGGACGATCCACCTACCGGAGACGACCCTGCACACCACCGCAGCGTGGTGGGTGTTCCCGCGGGGCCGGGTCCCCGAGATGGACACCGACGCGCTCCAGGGTGCGCTGTTGGGTGTGGCGCACGCGCTCCAGAACGTTGCGCCCCTCTACCTGATGACCGACCCGCGAGACCTCGGCTCCACCGTGGAGATTCGATCGCCGCACACGGGCGAGCCGACGGTGACCCTGTTCGAAGAGGTCCCCGGCGGCGTCGGCCTCGCGGAACGGTTGTTCGCTCTACGCGGGGAACTGCTGGACGCCGCGGCGTCGCTCGTCGAACGCTGCGGCTGCGCGCAGGGGTGCCCGTCGTGCGTGGGTCCCGTCCTTGAGCTCGGCCCGGAGGCGAAGCGGCGCACGCTGCATCTCCTCCAGCATGTCTGTGTGCCCGCCTGAGCCCGCGCTTCCCACGACCGCGCCGGACAGCGTCCGGGAGCGGCTGCGGCGCCTCGGCGTAGGCGGCGCGGGGCGCGTCCCTGCACCTCCCGCCACGACGAGCCGCGCGCCGGCGCCGATCGCCTCCGTCGCGCGCCCGGCGCCGGTGGGCGACGGCGTCGAAGTGGTGCGGGCCACGTTCGGACGCGGGCACCGGCACGGACGGTGCGTCCTGGGCGACACGCTCCGCACGCTCGCCGACGTGGACGACTTGGCGCACACCGTCTGGCTCGATACCGAGACGACCGGCCTGGCCGGGGGCACCGGGACGTACGCGTTCCTCGTGGGGCTCGCGTATCTTGACGACGATCGGCTGGTCATCGAGCAACTGTTGCTCAGGCGCCTCTCCGCCGAGCGCCATCTCCTCGCGGCGTTGGCGGAACGGTTGGGGCGGGCGCGGCGCTTGGTCACGTTCAACGGCCAGCGGTTCGACTGGCCGATCATCGAAGCCCGGTTTGTGCTCGCGCGGCAACAGCCGGCCGCGTTCGTCGTGCACACGGATCTGATCCATCCGGCTCGCCGCCTGTGGCATCGCGTGCTCGGGACGCATCGCTTGAGCGCGCTTGAAGCCGAGGTGTTGGGCGCGCCGCGGTACGATGACGTGCCCGGATGGGAAATTCCCGGGATCTATGTTCGGTATCTCCGCGACACGGACCGCTCCGCGTTGAACCCGATCCTCGTCCACAACCGGTCCGATCTGCTCGCGTTGGTGCTGCTGCACGGAGAGGTCGCGCGGATCCTGCGCTCGCCGCATGACGCCGGGGTGCCGCTCGACTGGGAGGGGACCGGCGTGCTCGTGGGCCGGCGGGGCGCGCACGCCACGGCGATCGAGTGTTTCGAGCGGGCGCTCGACGCCACCGATCGGCCCGGCGACCGGTGGCGGGTGCTACAGAAAGTCACGCGCGCCCACCGGGCCGCAGGCGACGCAGACGCCGCCCGGAGGCGGTGGGAGACCGAGGCCGCCACCTGGACGGAACCCGACCGGCTGCGCGCGCACGTGCTCGAGGAAGTCGCGAAAACGCGCACGAAGCGCGGTGATCTCGCGGGTGCGCTGGCGGCCACGCGCGAGGCGCTCTCGATCGCGGAGTCGTTTCCCGCCGGAATCAGGGGGCTGCTCGGAAAAGACCCTGCCGCGCTGTCACGCCTCGCCGATCGTCTCCGGGTGCGACTCGTGAGGCTCGGCGAGCGTGACGGGTAGGCGCCCGCGGGGTTGGAGAGTCCCGGCCAGCACTCGTGCCGCGGCGCGGAGCGACGCGGGGTCGGACCCGTACACGGCCAGGCACCCGATGTCGCGGGGGAGACGCGCGAGCCCGTAGGGGACGCCCACCGCCACCGCCGCGACCGGCCCTCCGGCGACCGCACGACGCACGATCGTGCCGAGCGTGTCCGCCGCGGTCCCGCCGTTTCCGACGTCCCGTCCGACCACCAACACCAGCGCGCTGCCCCTCGGGATCGCGTCGGCGCCGAGCGGGACGGGGACCGCCTCCCGCCCGACGGCCCGTAACGCGGCCGCGAGCCGCTCGGGCACACCCGACGCCGCGTCCGCGAGCACCGCCACTGCGATCGGGCCGGGGGGGAGAGGGACCGCCGACCGGCCGCCGCGCACGAGCGTGACCGCC
Coding sequences:
- a CDS encoding ribonuclease H-like domain-containing protein, which produces MCPPEPALPTTAPDSVRERLRRLGVGGAGRVPAPPATTSRAPAPIASVARPAPVGDGVEVVRATFGRGHRHGRCVLGDTLRTLADVDDLAHTVWLDTETTGLAGGTGTYAFLVGLAYLDDDRLVIEQLLLRRLSAERHLLAALAERLGRARRLVTFNGQRFDWPIIEARFVLARQQPAAFVVHTDLIHPARRLWHRVLGTHRLSALEAEVLGAPRYDDVPGWEIPGIYVRYLRDTDRSALNPILVHNRSDLLALVLLHGEVARILRSPHDAGVPLDWEGTGVLVGRRGAHATAIECFERALDATDRPGDRWRVLQKVTRAHRAAGDADAARRRWETEAATWTEPDRLRAHVLEEVAKTRTKRGDLAGALAATREALSIAESFPAGIRGLLGKDPAALSRLADRLRVRLVRLGERDG
- a CDS encoding DEAD/DEAH box helicase gives rise to the protein MTLEQILDAYRTRPRFAPQFTAWHTLPAKPPQYADFPGGVDPRLRQALAGCGISRLYTHQARAFDDIGAGRDVVVVTPTASGKTLCYNLPVLDAILRGGGPRALYLFPTKALGADQVDELQQLIAALGVEIGAYTYDGDTPGDARRTIRAAGHIVVTNPDMLHTAILPHHTKWLRLFENLRYVVLDELHHYRGVFGSHLANVLRRLMRICRFYGSTPQFICCSATIGNPGEHAARLIGRPVTVLDESGAPSGERTIAVYNPPVVNPALGIRRDAVRESVALTEELLKGRVQTIFFARTRLRAELLTTYLRETARRHHLDPDAICGYRAGYLPNERRKIEAGLRSGAVRAVAATNALELGIDIGQLSAAVLVGYPGTIASTRQQMGRAGRRADRSLAVLVATSGALDQFIATHPGYLFDQPVEEARINPDNLLVLASHVKCAAFELPVRDGETFGPSTLPEILAYLEEQGVLHHDADAWHYVADAYPAEGISLRSASEENVVIIDTTEPRPRVIGEIDLPSAPAFVHEDAIYIHLGQQFHVDRLDWDERKAYVRRVDVDYYTDAQIAVGVRVLEEFAHERDAAHGEAAVTFRPTIFKKLRLATHENVGFGTIHLPETTLHTTAAWWVFPRGRVPEMDTDALQGALLGVAHALQNVAPLYLMTDPRDLGSTVEIRSPHTGEPTVTLFEEVPGGVGLAERLFALRGELLDAAASLVERCGCAQGCPSCVGPVLELGPEAKRRTLHLLQHVCVPA